One genomic region from Halomicrobium zhouii encodes:
- a CDS encoding nicotinamide-nucleotide adenylyltransferase: MRGFYIGRFQPYHNGHHTMVSTIAEEVDELVLGIGSAGDSHSAHDPFTAGERIMMITKAVREYEREDDLVTYVVPIEDLNRNSVWVSHVQSMSPSFDVAYSNNPLVVQLFEEAGIEVRQSSMFERDRLEGSDIRQRMIDGETWRDRVPDAVVETIEEINGIQRLRTVAEDDVVERWEAKNGSGGESVHRDDH, from the coding sequence ATGCGCGGGTTCTACATCGGACGCTTCCAGCCCTACCACAACGGCCATCACACGATGGTCTCGACCATCGCCGAGGAGGTGGACGAGCTCGTCCTCGGCATCGGGAGTGCGGGCGACTCTCACTCCGCCCACGACCCCTTCACCGCGGGTGAGCGCATCATGATGATCACCAAGGCCGTCCGCGAGTACGAGCGCGAGGACGACCTCGTGACCTACGTCGTCCCCATCGAGGACCTCAACCGCAACTCCGTCTGGGTGAGCCACGTCCAGAGCATGAGTCCGAGCTTCGACGTCGCCTACTCGAACAACCCCCTGGTCGTCCAGCTGTTCGAGGAGGCCGGTATCGAAGTCCGCCAGTCGAGCATGTTCGAGCGCGACCGCCTGGAGGGCAGCGACATCCGCCAGCGGATGATCGACGGCGAGACCTGGCGCGACCGGGTCCCCGACGCCGTCGTCGAGACTATCGAGGAGATAAACGGCATCCAGCGCCTCCGCACCGTCGCGGAAGACGACGTCGTCGAGCGCTGGGAGGCCAAGAACGGCTCGGGCGGGGAGAGCGTCCACCGCGACGACCACTGA
- a CDS encoding SAM hydrolase/SAM-dependent halogenase family protein, translating into MITLSSDFGSPYPAAMKGVVLQQSDARLVDVAHDFPRQDVRATAFWLREVLPHFPPAVHLVVVDPGVGTDRAAVVVRAGDHALVGPDNGVLLPAARALAAGADSGGDDGDAADLDAADVEIFQIAVDDPQSSTFHGRDVFAPAAATVHEAGVDHFHEDDGFAPADSFEDLQFPTATVSDLGASGEALVVDGFGNVVTNVPGDAVAGRFGEQVRINGEPAPVRRTYAHVDPGDRLVTVGSHGNVELAVNRGRGDEAFRVDPGSRVELEY; encoded by the coding sequence ATGATCACGCTCAGCTCCGACTTCGGGTCGCCGTATCCTGCAGCGATGAAGGGCGTCGTGCTCCAGCAGTCCGACGCCCGCCTCGTCGACGTGGCCCACGACTTCCCCCGGCAGGACGTCCGCGCGACCGCGTTCTGGCTCCGCGAGGTCCTCCCGCACTTTCCGCCCGCGGTCCACCTCGTCGTCGTCGACCCAGGCGTCGGCACCGACCGGGCGGCCGTCGTCGTCCGCGCCGGCGACCACGCCCTCGTCGGGCCGGACAACGGCGTGCTCCTCCCGGCAGCGCGGGCACTCGCAGCCGGCGCCGATAGCGGCGGTGACGACGGCGACGCGGCCGACCTCGACGCGGCCGACGTCGAAATCTTCCAGATCGCCGTCGACGACCCCCAGAGCAGCACGTTCCACGGCCGCGACGTGTTCGCCCCGGCCGCAGCTACCGTCCACGAGGCGGGCGTCGACCACTTCCACGAGGACGACGGCTTCGCCCCCGCCGACTCTTTCGAGGACCTGCAGTTCCCGACGGCGACCGTGAGCGACCTGGGCGCCAGCGGCGAGGCGCTGGTCGTCGACGGCTTCGGCAACGTCGTCACCAACGTCCCGGGCGACGCCGTCGCCGGCCGGTTCGGCGAGCAGGTCCGGATCAACGGCGAGCCGGCGCCGGTCCGCAGGACGTACGCTCACGTGGACCCGGGCGACCGGCTCGTCACCGTCGGGAGCCACGGCAACGTGGAACTCGCGGTCAACCGCGGACGGGGCGACGAGGCGTTCCGCGTCGACCCGGGCTCGCGCGTAGAACTCGAGTACTGA